GACTCGGTCGTTAACGTGCCGGTATGGCGCATGACTTCCAGGTAGTGGTGGACACGGCCGACCCGCACGTGCTCGCGGACTGGTGGGCCGAAACGCTCGGCTGGCCGGTGGAACCGACGGACGAGGACTTCATCCGCGAGATGATCGCGAAGGGATACGCGAAGGAAGAGGAAACCCGGACCCATCGCGGTGCGCTGGTCTGGAGAGCCGGGGCGGCGATCCGCCACCCGGACTCACCACCGGACGGCCCACCGCGGCGGATCCTCTTCCAGGAGGTTCCCGAGCCGAAGACGGTGAAGAACAGGATGCACATCGACGTGTGGGTCGGCGCGGACAACGTCGAGGCGACGCTGGCGAAGCTGACGTCGCGCGGCGCCGAGTTCCTTCATCGCGGCAAGCAGGGACCACACAGCTGGGTGACGATGGCGGACCCGGAAGGCAACGAGTTCTGCATCTCCTGAGACGCATCTCCTGAGACACCGGCGAGCCGGCGGCGGGCTGGGGGTCGCCGCCGGCTCGCCGAGGTGAGATCCGGGCTCGATCACGCGAGATCCGGTTCCAATCACGCGAGACCCGGGCCCGATCACGCGAGACCCGGCGCCAGTCACGCGGGCGTGAACGACTCTTTCCTGCCGTCGGAGGACAGGAAAGAGTCGTTCACCGCGTCAAATCTGCGCCGCGAGCCGGTCCAACGCCTTCGGCAGTGCCGACGCCAGCAGATCCAGCTCCGGCTCCGCCGCGACCAACGGCGGTGACACCGCGACACCGCGCCCCAGGTTGCGCACGATCACGCCCTCGTCCCGGCAGGCCCGCTGCAGCTTCACCGGCGCACCCGGGTCGGCGGCCATGACCTCCGCCGTCAGCTCCACCGCCGCCAGGAAGCCCAGACCCGCGCGGACCTCCGCCACCAGCGCGTGCTCAGCCGCTCCCGACACCGCGTCGGCCAGGGGTTTCTCCAGTTCCCGGCCGCGGGGAATCAGCCCGTCGCGCTCGTAGATGTCCAGGGTCGCCAGGCCCGCCGCGCACGCCACCGGGTGGCCCGCGTACGTCGCGCCGTGGCGGAAGATCGGCGCTCCCGGCGCCCCCGTGAAGAACGGTTCGGCCACCCGCGGTGCCACGATCAGCGCGCCCAGCGGGATCGTGCCGCCGGTGATGCCCTTCGCCGTCGTGATCAGGTCCGGCCGGACCGGCCAGCGGTCGATGCCGAACCACGTGCCGAGCCTGCCCCACGCCGCGATCACGCAGTCCGCCACGAACAGCACGTCGTGGCGGCGGCAGATCGCCGCCACCTCTTCGAGGTACCCCTCCGGCGGCAGCAGCACGCCGCCCGCGCCGATCACCGGCTCGCAGAAGAACGCCGCGACGCGAGCCGCGCCGACCCGCTGGATCTCCGCCTCCAGCGCCGCCGCGTTGTCGTACGGGACGTGCGAGAAGTCCGGCGGCTGCGGGCCGAAGCCCGCCGTGTTCGCCGGGATGCCGCCGACCGCCGTGCCGAAGCCGTGCGTGCCGTGGTAGCCCTGCGCCCGGCCGATCACGTGCACCTTCTCCGGACGGCCGGTGTGCGCGAAGTACGCCCGGGCGAGCTTCACCGCCGTGTCGATGACGTCGCCGCCGCCCGAGCCGAAGAACACCTTCGACCCCGGCTCCGGCGCCAGCTCGGCGACGCGGTCGGCCAGCTCGATCGCCGGCTGGTTCGCGTTGTAGCCGAACAGGTTGTACGAGTCGAGAGTCCGCAGCTGCCGGGCGACGGCTTCGGTGATTTCCGGGCGCCCGTGGCCGAAGTTCGCGTACCAGAGCGACGCGGTCGCGTCGAAGTACCGGCGGCCCGCGTCGTCCCAGACGTACGAGCCCTCGCCGCGGGTGATGACCATCCGGTCGCCGTCGACCGCGCCCATGTCGGCGAACGGGTGCCAGAGGGCGTGCTGTGCTGCCATCGGTCCTCCCTAAGTCCTGCCCCCATCCCTACCAGGGCGGAGCGGGAAGCGCGAACACTCCATCGTGCACAGTTCGCGGATCCGGACCGGCCGGTCAGTCCAGGAACTCGGCGATCTCCCCGGCGGAGTAGCCCAGCTCCGCGAGGACTTCCGCGGTGTGCTGGCCCAGCGTCGGCGGGGCCGACGTCGGCCCCGCCGGGGTGTCCGACGCCTTCACCGGGAAGCCCGTGCCCACGTACGTCCCGACCGTCGGGTGCGGCAGCCGCACCACCTGCTCACGCGCGGCCGTCCACGGGTCCGCGTAGACGTCGTCGATCTCGTTGATCGGGGCCGCCGGGATGCCCGCCGCGTCGAAGTCCTTCGTCCAGTCCGCCGCCGCGCGCGTCAGCAGCACTGGTTCGAGCAGCGAGTTCAGCTCGTCGCGGTGGGCCGCTCGCAACGCGTTCGACGAAAACCGCGGGTCCGTAGCGATGTCCAGGCCGAGCACCCCGCAGAATGCCTGCCACAGCTTTTCGCTGCCGACCGCGATGATCAGCCAGCCGTCGGAGACGGGGTACGCCTGGTACGGCACGATGCTCGGGTGCGCCGAGCCCATCCGGCGCGGCCGCGGCGTGTCGTAGAAGTGCGCACCCGCCGCATAGACGTGCCACGCCAGCTGACTGTCCAAAAGGGACACGTCGAGATACTGGCCGCGGCCCGTCGTGTGCCGGGCCTGCAGCGCCATCAGCACCGCGATGATCGCCCACGTCCCGGCGTTCAGGTCCGCCACCGGCAGCCCGACCTTCGCCGGCGCGCCGTCGGGCTCGCCGGTCAGCGACATCACGCCGCCGAGCGCCTGCGCGACCAGGTCGTAGCCCGCGCGGTCGCGGTACGGCCCGGTCTGCCCGAACCCGGTGATCGACACGTGGATCAGCCGGGGGTTGAGCGAAGACAGCGCGTCGTACCCGATCCCCCACTTCTCGAGCGTGCCCGGCCGGAAGTTCTCGACGAGCACGTCGGCGTCCGCGACCAGCCGCCGGAGGGCTTCGCGCCCGCGGCCGCTCTTCAGGTCGAGGACGATCCCGCGCTTGTTCCGGTTGGCGGCCAGGTAGTAGACGGCCTCGCCGCCGACGAACGGCGGTCCCCAGCCGCGGGTGTCGTCGCCGTGCCCGGGCGGCTCGACCTTCACCACGTCCGCGCCCATCTCGCCGAGGTACTGGGTGCAGTACGGCCCGGCGAGGATGCGCGACAGGTCGACGACCTTGATCCCGTCCAGCGGGCGGAATCCGGTACGGCCGGCAGGCATCGAGGTCACTCCGCTCTCCCGGTCCGGGTTGCGCTGAGTTCCAGCAGCCGGGCTTCGGCCTCGCGAAGGTAGCGGTCCAGCGCCGCCTCCGCGACGTCGAACCGGCCGCGGCGCAGGTCGCGCAGGATTTCCTCGTGGCAGCGGAGGAACGGCTCGTAGAACTCCCGCGTGTTCTCGTTCAGCACGAAGAACAGCCGCGTTTCGGCGAGCACCTGGCGCATCGTCGCGGAGAGGCGTTCGCTGCCGGCCAGGTCCGCGAGGGCCTGGTGGAAGTGGATGCTGGCGGTGCCGACCGCGGGCCAGTTCTCGGCAGCCGCCGCCAGCCGGCCGTCGCGAAGCGCCTGCTCCACTCCGGACAGATCCACAGTGGACAACTCGGCCGCCCGGCGCAGGGCGCCGCATTCGGTGGCGCGGCGGACGACGTAGAGGTCCGCGATGTCCTCCGTGGTCAGTTCACGGACGAACACGCCGCGGTTCAGCTCGTGCACGGCCAGCCGTTCGTGGGCCAGCAGCTGGAACGACTCGCGCAGGGTGTTGCGTGATACGCCGAGCGCCGAGCTGATCACCGGTTCCGAAAGCCGTTCACCGGGGGCGAAGACGCCGTCGGTGACGTACTGGCGCAGGATCGCCGCGACCCGCTCGGCCGTGCCGCTGCGTTCGAGCTGGTGTCGCTCGCTCTCCAGCCCCGAGGCATCGACGGTCACGGCGCTACCTGACGCCGAGCTCGAAATCGAGGCTGTAGCGGTGACCCGGCATCGCGCCCGCGGCCTTCGCGCCGTCGATCGGCAGCACGACGCCGTTGACGAACCGCGACTCGTCGCTCGCCAGGAACACCACGGCCTTCGCGACCTCCCATGCCTCGCCGACGCGTGCCGCGGGCGTGCTGGCGACGAGCTGGTGCTGCTTGGTCTCGAACTCCTCCGGCGACGCGAGGGTGCCGCGCAGCATGTCGGTGTCGATCGCGCCCGGGTTCACCGTGTTGGCGCGGATGCCCTGGTGCGCGTGCCCGACGGCGATCGACTTCATCAGCCCGACCAGCGCGTGCTTGGTGGCGTTGTACACCGGGTCGCCGGGGCGGCCCATCACGCCGCCGTTCGACGACGTCGTGATGATGCTGCCCGCTTTCCGCTCGATCATGTGCGGCAGGACCGCGCGCGTACCGAGGAAGGCGGCGCGCACGTTGAGCGCGAAGATGTTGTCGAACTCGGCCAGCGTCGTGTCCACAAGGGACTTTCCGAGGTGGATGCCGACGTTGTTGAACA
This window of the Amycolatopsis balhimycina FH 1894 genome carries:
- a CDS encoding VOC family protein is translated as MAHDFQVVVDTADPHVLADWWAETLGWPVEPTDEDFIREMIAKGYAKEEETRTHRGALVWRAGAAIRHPDSPPDGPPRRILFQEVPEPKTVKNRMHIDVWVGADNVEATLAKLTSRGAEFLHRGKQGPHSWVTMADPEGNEFCIS
- a CDS encoding aspartate aminotransferase family protein — translated: MAAQHALWHPFADMGAVDGDRMVITRGEGSYVWDDAGRRYFDATASLWYANFGHGRPEITEAVARQLRTLDSYNLFGYNANQPAIELADRVAELAPEPGSKVFFGSGGGDVIDTAVKLARAYFAHTGRPEKVHVIGRAQGYHGTHGFGTAVGGIPANTAGFGPQPPDFSHVPYDNAAALEAEIQRVGAARVAAFFCEPVIGAGGVLLPPEGYLEEVAAICRRHDVLFVADCVIAAWGRLGTWFGIDRWPVRPDLITTAKGITGGTIPLGALIVAPRVAEPFFTGAPGAPIFRHGATYAGHPVACAAGLATLDIYERDGLIPRGRELEKPLADAVSGAAEHALVAEVRAGLGFLAAVELTAEVMAADPGAPVKLQRACRDEGVIVRNLGRGVAVSPPLVAAEPELDLLASALPKALDRLAAQI
- a CDS encoding CaiB/BaiF CoA transferase family protein; this translates as MPAGRTGFRPLDGIKVVDLSRILAGPYCTQYLGEMGADVVKVEPPGHGDDTRGWGPPFVGGEAVYYLAANRNKRGIVLDLKSGRGREALRRLVADADVLVENFRPGTLEKWGIGYDALSSLNPRLIHVSITGFGQTGPYRDRAGYDLVAQALGGVMSLTGEPDGAPAKVGLPVADLNAGTWAIIAVLMALQARHTTGRGQYLDVSLLDSQLAWHVYAAGAHFYDTPRPRRMGSAHPSIVPYQAYPVSDGWLIIAVGSEKLWQAFCGVLGLDIATDPRFSSNALRAAHRDELNSLLEPVLLTRAAADWTKDFDAAGIPAAPINEIDDVYADPWTAAREQVVRLPHPTVGTYVGTGFPVKASDTPAGPTSAPPTLGQHTAEVLAELGYSAGEIAEFLD
- a CDS encoding GntR family transcriptional regulator, coding for MTVDASGLESERHQLERSGTAERVAAILRQYVTDGVFAPGERLSEPVISSALGVSRNTLRESFQLLAHERLAVHELNRGVFVRELTTEDIADLYVVRRATECGALRRAAELSTVDLSGVEQALRDGRLAAAAENWPAVGTASIHFHQALADLAGSERLSATMRQVLAETRLFFVLNENTREFYEPFLRCHEEILRDLRRGRFDVAEAALDRYLREAEARLLELSATRTGRAE
- a CDS encoding SDR family NAD(P)-dependent oxidoreductase; protein product: MGRLAGKVAVVFGGARGIGLATVKEFLAEGATVFASDIREPAEEIPGYSIVDATDEGQVGAFVDGVIAEAGHIDVLFNNVGIHLGKSLVDTTLAEFDNIFALNVRAAFLGTRAVLPHMIERKAGSIITTSSNGGVMGRPGDPVYNATKHALVGLMKSIAVGHAHQGIRANTVNPGAIDTDMLRGTLASPEEFETKQHQLVASTPAARVGEAWEVAKAVVFLASDESRFVNGVVLPIDGAKAAGAMPGHRYSLDFELGVR